GACAGTTGTGTACGAGGACAACGACTCGGTCACGGTTTGGACGGAGCATTTTCCGCCAGGGCAGGTAGTGGTGACGAGCGTGGTGAGCTGAGGCAGTGACGAGGTCTCTTCCTGGGTGAGACTGACGGTAGCGGTGAGATAGTACACGTGCTCGTCTCTCTTTGAGTTGGAAGCGGCGTCGCTGATGACAACGGCGAAAGTGGCGGTGAAGACGCGGTTGTAGACGTTTGTGGCTTCAGGCGAGACGAACTGGAGCACggtggagctgctgagcgacgagaacggcgtGGACACAACAACGTCGGTGGCAGAGGCCGTGGAGAAGTCCTGGATTCCGGATTTCACAGCGGCGGAACCGGCGAAAACCTCGGCGGTGCCCGGCACCCACTCAAAGTTGGACGTTTTCCCGATCGAGACAAACGAGACAGAGTCCCAGGGACCGAGCTCTGTGGGCACGTAGATGGCAAATCGTGGCAGGTCGTTTTCGAGGTATCCTTGAATCCACGGGGTGGCTGTTGGCTGGGCCGTGGAGGATGTGTTGGTGTAGATTCCGGAGGCAGAAGCCACGCAGAGCAGGAGAACGAGAGAAAGACACAACatggtggagaagaaggatgAGGGAACGAGTTTATATAATTGTGAGACAGGCCATGGCTGGGTCTGTTTACTAGCCAATTTTGCGAGCCCAATAATGCATTCTGCCAAAACGGATTATTTAGAGCCAGCCAGGTGCCTGAAAAAAACCAGCCAAAATAGGTAGCCCCACAAACCGAGGCACTAAAAAACCAGCcttaaaaaaaataattaaattaaatcaaGCCACCAGCTTttttaattaatttattaattaatttattaaTGTCGATTAGTACTGCTGCAACTCTTTGTGTGTCATCTCGTACTTGATCCAGTTCGGTAGACAGTTCTGGCGGTGCACATCCTCGGGCGCAAAGTAGCCAGAGTCCTCTGGCGCCGTGCACTTGTCCGAGTTGGGGATCGACTTGTACGGCGAGTGGTGGTAGCCGATGTCGCGGAACCAGTGGATCTTGCTCTTGTCCTCGAACAGCGCCACCCCCACGGAGTGCACCGGCGCATCTCCCCATCTCTCATAGTAGAACCCGCCAGCGGCTTCCAGAGCATCGAACCATTTCGAGTACGCTTCTCCCCTATAAAAGTCCATATTGGCGATCTCGAAGTTTGACCAGAAATGGCACGTCGAGTACCCATTGGCCAGCTTGGTGTACTCCGGGTTCTGCACCGAGTCGGTCAGCCACCGGAACGCGCCGTTCGGGTGCACGTATTGCGGATTCTTCTTCACAAAGTCCAGCGTCACCGGCCATAGCGTTTCCACCGTGAGCGGGTCGTCGTACAGTGAGATCGTAAACCCGTACGTTTTGTCGTTGTCCTCCATGAACTTGAAGATGTCGTAGTCGATCGAGCAGTAGTAGTCTGTGTTGGGCTCGAATCTCCAGTACCActtgaactttttgagGCCCTCCAGCCGGTAGAACCAGCCGGAGTTGAAACGGCACATGTTGTGGTAACTTTCCATATCTGCGTACTGCACACCATTCTCGATCAGTTTCTTTATACCGGCCTTTTCCTTCTCCGGGTCGATATTGGCCGGTTTATTCCAGATCTCGGGCGGAATGATCTCAAAATACACCTCGCCAGAGCAGTGTCTGCGAACCGtgtccttgaactcctgcgtgaactcctcgtcgccaaTAAACGTGTACGGGTAGTGGAAGTTGTGGTTCCAGGTGTTTTCGATCTGCCGAATCGTGTGCACAATcgccttgagctccttgttTCTCACCAGCGTCAGCATCGTCGCGTTCGCCCGCGGATACTCGTCCTTAGTCAGCACCCGCTTCAGCCCCGTCTCGTCGTACACCACGTTGTACGTCAGCTTGGCGAATTTCGGCTCCGTCACCTTCTTCGAGTACACCTCCCTGTAGAAGTCCATATTCTCCTCGACAATGTCCTCACTCGAGCTGTTGTATTTCGACTGGCCAAACTCCAGAACCTGGACTATTTCGTCGAACGTCAGCTTGCCGTCATGGTTTGCGTCCACgagctgctcctgctgGGCCCCCTTGCCCGTACccatcagcttctcgttgaATTGCAGCCCGTACTTGCtgaccgacgaggagtaccgattcagcttgttgacgCGGTTGACCGTCGGATGCAGCTCTCGCAGCGGTTCCGACGGCCGTTTCCGCGACAGCGCGACAATCGCCGCCACGAAAATCACGGCCGCTATCAAATATCTCGTGGACTTGTGCATGGCCATGGTCTACACGtagatttatttttttttattttttcctgctAATTTCACTCTCTTTCCCATCTCTGCACCATCTTTCTTCCGAAGGCAAATGCCCATCTTCAAGCTATCGGCCACTTTGCAAGGCCACGAGGACGATGTACGCGCCCTTTGCTCACCCGACCCGGACACGCTCGTTTCCGGCTCCCGCGACTCCACTGTGCGCGTGTGGCGGCGAATTGACCCCCGTTCGTGGTCAGAGCCCACCATCAACTACAAGTCCGCCAAGTTTGTCAACAGCCTGGCTTGCTACAAACACGCGGGCGAGACGTTCATAGTGAGCGGCGGCAACGATTCGCTCGTCAATCTGACGCTCGTCGACGCCACTTTCGACTGGGTCGACCCGGCCTACGTCCTTGTGGGCCACCAGAACAACGTGTGCACGCTCGCGTGCAAGGACGACCTGATCATGAGTGGCTCGTGGGACAGCACTGCCAAAGTGTGGCGCAAGGACGGCACCGTGGTGTACGAGCTCAAGGGCCACGAGAACTCTGTGTGGGGGGTCCAGATCGTGTCGGCGACGCAGTTTGTCACGTGTGGGGCAGACCGCACGATTCGGGTCTGGAACGGCGCCCACCAGGTGCGGCAGTGGGTCGCGCACACTGACGTCGTGCGCGACGTGCTCGTGCTACCCGATGGCACCCTCGCATCGTGCTCCAACGACACCACCGTCAAGAGATGGACGCTAGACGGCGACCTGTTGCAGACGCTTCACGGCCACCAGAACTTTGTGTATTCGCTAGCGGTGCTTCCGACAGGCGAGCTCGTGAGCTCAGGAGAAGACCGCACAATCAGGGTGTGGGATAGGGCCGGCACGTGTGTCCAGACCATCACGCTGCCGTGCATCTCTGTGTGGAAGGTGATTGCACTAGAGAACGGCGACATTGCGGCCGCGTCGAGCGACGCGCAGGTGCGCATTTTCACGAGAGTCGGCAAGCGGGTCGCTGCAcgcgagctgctcgacaaGTTCGAGGCAGATCTGCAAAACTCCACCGTCAACGATTCGGTGTACAACGTGAACAAGGACACTCTCCCGGGCAGAGACATTCTGAAACAGCCGGGTACAGCCGAGGGAGAGACCAGAATGGTCCGCACGGAGATCGGCACCGTCGAGGTGTACCAATGGAACGAATCCAAGTGGAGAAAGGTTGGCGAGGTTGTCAATTCCACTTCGAcggacaagaagaaagagtATAATGGCCAATTTTACGACTATGTGTTCGACGTTGACATTGCCGACGGCCAGCCACCGCTGAAGCTACCCTACAACACTAACGAGAGCCCGTATGCGGTGGCAGACAAGTTCCTGCTCGACAACAATCTGCCGGCCTCGTACTCGCAGCAGGTGGTAGATTTCATTCTTGCCAACACCGGCGGTGCCAGCTTGGACCAGCAGTCGGGTCCTAGCTCATCTGAGCCATACCAGGACCCGGCGTATCAGAAACAGGGCATCTTGCCGCAGACAGAATACCTGCAGTTTTCGAAACTGGACGAGACCAAGATCCGGACTGGGTTCGCGAAACTGAACGCCAAACAGCCTCTGCAGAACCAGATCGAGCCTGTGGAGTTTGAGACGTGCATGAACTGCCAGGATTTCAAGCAACTGGCGATCCTGGCCGGCCAGATGATCTCAAACTGGGATGCCAGCTCAAAACTGCTCGGGTTCGACATTCTGCGGTTCACGATTCTGCACACGCCGCCGTTCGAGACTCTGTTTGAACTGATCAAAATCGGGCTCACGTCGCAGTCGCCCAAGGTGGTCATGATGACGATCCGACTACTGGTCAACATCTTCAGCGCGAAGCAGTGGGGGGAGCGTGTTTTTGCGGATCCAGACCTGATGGATGTGATTTTCTTGGACGACATTTTGGACGCTCTCAAAACAGAGAAGCTGATGAGCATCACGGTCGCGACGTTTGTGCTCAACTACGCCGTGTTCATCCGCAAGCTGCGGGACCAGACGTTGTACACGAAGCTGGCTGCCGTGATCAACAAGTTTGGCGTCGCTCTTGCCCGCGACGAGGAGTCAGCATACCGACTGTTGGTGGCGATCGGCACTCTCAAGCCGCTGGGCACCAAGATAGACGCAGCAGTGACCACTGAACTGCAAAAATACAAAAGTCCGCGTTTCGACGCGCTCTGGACAGAAATCAAATAGACGGATTATGACATTTATTGCTCTATTTGGTAACTCCTTTCTCTGCAAACGCAGAAACCACCTTGTTGTAAACTTCCTCCACAGGCTGATTGCAGCTGACCTTGACCACGCGGCCTTGTTTGTCGAAATAGTCCACCACGGGCATGCTGGTCTCCATAAACGTCCTGAACCGTTTTTTGATGCTCTCGAGGTTGTCGTCAGTTCTTCCAGACGTCTTTCCTCTCTCGAGCAGTCTATGCAGCATGACTTCCTCCGGACACTCGAAATACAACGTCAGCTTGCTCTTGACAATCAAATCCTCGAAAGAAACAGCCTGGTCCATTTTTCTAGGGAACCCGTCGATCAGGAACTTAgttttcttgtttttggtGTATTGTTCCACGATCGCGTTCTTCAACAGGTTGATCGTGATCTCCTGCGGCACAATCAGCCCCTCCTTGATGTAGTGCGCAATTAGCGAGCCATACTCGGAGTTCGGATTGGCCTGTTCGGCCCGCAGCAGGTCGCCGGCCGAAAGATGGACAAAGTCgtaatttttcaccagcttgGCGCACTGCGTGCCCTTGCCAGAGCCAGGGCCGCCCAGCACAAATATCACGTCGATGTCGGAGTCCCTAAAAAGTGGGCCGGTAGGGTCAATGGATGCCCTAGGCGGCTTGCTCGTCGAGTTGAGGTTGTAGTAGGTGACACCAATGGCCAGCCCTCCAAGCAACAACAACGGGTAGAAATGCTTGgatttctgctgctgtgACGAGTAGAAACGCGCACCTCCTGCCCTCACAGCTGGCACCGCGCGCAGAACTCTGTGGCCCGTGATTATTCCTCTGGAAGGTGCAAACAGTCTCAGCATGACGAGTTCCAACTCttagttttttttttatttttttttgtttttcgcTACGTTATCACAATAATAGTATATACACAGGGCTGTGCAGAGTAACGTCTAATTGCTACAACTCTATAATCACCATCTCATCATCGACATGTCGTTTCTCAGTCTGTTGTAATCGAACAATGCCTCGATCTGTCCCGTACCAGCAACGGCAATGTCCTGGTCGTACAGGTATTTCTGGGCCCATTGCGACACCTTCTTGTGCGACACGTCGTCGACAGACTTGATGATCTCGGCCTCAGACTCCTCGAAGCCGTGCAGGAAAGTGTTAgtggccagcttctcagcCTCCTGGGCAGACGACTTGGCAGGAGAAAGCAGCTTCAGCTTCAGAGCAGCCTTACcttgctccagctccgTCTCCGTGAACGTGCCGGCAGAGAATCTGTTCCAGTTCTTGAGCGTGAAGTGCACCACCTCGTCCAAGTATTCGATGTGCTGGGTCTCCAGATAGGCTCCCCACAGGGACACGTCCGAGTAGCCAAGCGAGAAGTGGTCGAACTCGTCGGTCATAGGGTTAGCGTTGAAGAACTGGGCCAATTGCGAACCCTGGAAGCTGGTGTACAGGCCCTTGGCTTGGTACAGGCCATTGATTTGGGCAGCAACAAGACCAGCATAGTAGTCTGCAGCCGATGGGGCAGGACCTTGGGCAGAGATGGCAACGTGGGCTGCTGGCAAGGTGTCGTCTCTGAATCTGGCGTCGGATCCCAAGAAGTGGAATGGCTCGAACGCTGGCTTAGATCCCGCAGGAACAGACAGCTCGGAAGCAAGTTTGACCAGGTCGTCGTGTTTGACCTCACCAACAGCCACGAGGGCCAGATTCGAGGCCACAAACTGCTTGCCCAGGAACGACTTGAGGTCCATGGACTCCAAAGTGGCCAGAGTGTCGGCCTTACCGTAGGTTGGCAAAGCAAGGGAGGTTCCCTGGAATGCGGTGGAAATCATGTGCTCGATGACCATAGGCTTTGGCTTGGTCTCGAAGGCCTCGGCGAAAGCGGAAGCCTCTGCAGCCTTGTCTTTGATGTAGGACTCGTTTTTCAACAGGCTC
This portion of the Ogataea parapolymorpha DL-1 chromosome IV, whole genome shotgun sequence genome encodes:
- a CDS encoding putative secreted protein, producing MLCLSLVLLLCVASASGIYTNTSSTAQPTATPWIQGYLENDLPRFAIYVPTELGPWDSVSFVSIGKTSNFEWVPGTAEVFAGSAAVKSGIQDFSTASATDVVVSTPFSSLSSSTVLQFVSPEATNVYNRVFTATFAVVISDAASNSKRDEHVYYLTATVSLTQEETSSLPQLTTLVTTTCPGGKCSVQTVTESLSSYTTVIGNHSTVITEYNIIPGSTAAPLTTTTAPAPAFTGYHFNSTQTANTSSTYVPPPTTQSTKSSTLTRHTHTTKSTLSSSSSYSASVASAVTTYHDAAGKNVATGLVAAVGMVMVWLV
- a CDS encoding putative mannosyltransferase involved in protein glycosylation, whose product is MAMHKSTRYLIAAVIFVAAIVALSRKRPSEPLRELHPTVNRVNKLNRYSSSVSKYGLQFNEKLMGTGKGAQQEQLVDANHDGKLTFDEIVQVLEFGQSKYNSSSEDIVEENMDFYREVYSKKVTEPKFAKLTYNVVYDETGLKRVLTKDEYPRANATMLTLVRNKELKAIVHTIRQIENTWNHNFHYPYTFIGDEEFTQEFKDTVRRHCSGEVYFEIIPPEIWNKPANIDPEKEKAGIKKLIENGVQYADMESYHNMCRFNSGWFYRLEGLKKFKWYWRFEPNTDYYCSIDYDIFKFMEDNDKTYGFTISLYDDPLTVETLWPVTLDFVKKNPQYVHPNGAFRWLTDSVQNPEYTKLANGYSTCHFWSNFEIANMDFYRGEAYSKWFDALEAAGGFYYERWGDAPVHSVGVALFEDKSKIHWFRDIGYHHSPYKSIPNSDKCTAPEDSGYFAPEDVHRQNCLPNWIKYEMTHKELQQY
- a CDS encoding WD repeat protein required for ubiquitin-mediated protein degradation — its product is MPIFKLSATLQGHEDDVRALCSPDPDTLVSGSRDSTVRVWRRIDPRSWSEPTINYKSAKFVNSLACYKHAGETFIVSGGNDSLVNLTLVDATFDWVDPAYVLVGHQNNVCTLACKDDLIMSGSWDSTAKVWRKDGTVVYELKGHENSVWGVQIVSATQFVTCGADRTIRVWNGAHQVRQWVAHTDVVRDVLVLPDGTLASCSNDTTVKRWTLDGDLLQTLHGHQNFVYSLAVLPTGELVSSGEDRTIRVWDRAGTCVQTITLPCISVWKVIALENGDIAAASSDAQVRIFTRVGKRVAARELLDKFEADLQNSTVNDSVYNVNKDTLPGRDILKQPGTAEGETRMVRTEIGTVEVYQWNESKWRKVGEVVNSTSTDKKKEYNGQFYDYVFDVDIADGQPPLKLPYNTNESPYAVADKFLLDNNLPASYSQQVVDFILANTGGASLDQQSGPSSSEPYQDPAYQKQGILPQTEYLQFSKLDETKIRTGFAKLNAKQPLQNQIEPVEFETCMNCQDFKQLAILAGQMISNWDASSKLLGFDILRFTILHTPPFETLFELIKIGLTSQSPKVVMMTIRLLVNIFSAKQWGERVFADPDLMDVIFLDDILDALKTEKLMSITVATFVLNYAVFIRKLRDQTLYTKLAAVINKFGVALARDEESAYRLLVAIGTLKPLGTKIDAAVTTELQKYKSPRFDALWTEIK
- a CDS encoding Uridylate kinase, which gives rise to MELVMLRLFAPSRGIITGHRVLRAVPAVRAGGARFYSSQQQKSKHFYPLLLLGGLAIGVTYYNLNSTSKPPRASIDPTGPLFRDSDIDVIFVLGGPGSGKGTQCAKLVKNYDFVHLSAGDLLRAEQANPNSEYGSLIAHYIKEGLIVPQEITINLLKNAIVEQYTKNKKTKFLIDGFPRKMDQAVSFEDLIVKSKLTLYFECPEEVMLHRLLERGKTSGRTDDNLESIKKRFRTFMETSMPVVDYFDKQGRVVKVSCNQPVEEVYNKVVSAFAEKGVTK
- a CDS encoding Core subunit of the ubiquinol-cytochrome c reductase complex (bc1 complex), encoding MLSRRFFSSSRQVAKSVVTKLPNGFTVVSKPGSQSTSSIGLYLNSGSRSENPFNSGVSTLAGSVVASSKAASEAYALSGVEVSSSNAKEVTGLAVTSFAKGNAKEAFKTIKNLVANLESLLKNESYIKDKAAEASAFAEAFETKPKPMVIEHMISTAFQGTSLALPTYGKADTLATLESMDLKSFLGKQFVASNLALVAVGEVKHDDLVKLASELSVPAGSKPAFEPFHFLGSDARFRDDTLPAAHVAISAQGPAPSAADYYAGLVAAQINGLYQAKGLYTSFQGSQLAQFFNANPMTDEFDHFSLGYSDVSLWGAYLETQHIEYLDEVVHFTLKNWNRFSAGTFTETELEQGKAALKLKLLSPAKSSAQEAEKLATNTFLHGFEESEAEIIKSVDDVSHKKVSQWAQKYLYDQDIAVAGTGQIEALFDYNRLRNDMSMMRW